In one window of Pseudomonas putida DNA:
- a CDS encoding AAA family ATPase codes for MSQALISALQNPALYPHAVEGFQLIETHISWVLLTGEYAYKIKKPMNFGFLDFTGLDQRQHFCNEELRLNQRLTEGLYLEVLPITGSAEAPQLGGEGEPIEFALKMRQFPQGQMLSTLQANGELNAGHIDQMARQIAEFHLQAPKVPVDHPLGTPEAVMAPVEQNFEQIRPFLTDKADLQQLDALQAWARSSFERLHGLLEARKANGFIRECHGDIHLGNATLIDGKVVIFDCIEFNEPFRLTDVYADTAFLAMDLEDRGLKCLARRFVSQYLELTGDYEGLELLNFYKAYRALVRAKVALFSLSPDADGVQRATTLRTYRNYANLAESYSAIPSRLLAITHGVSAVGKSHVAMRLVESLGAIRVRSDVERKRLYGEQQAQNSGQLQAGIYDQDASIATYQRLNELAATILRAGFPVVLDATYLKREQRKAAAEVANSTGVPFLILDCQAPEAVIISWLEQRQTENVDPSDATLEVVKAQQASRDPLDEEEAVHGKRVDTHESASMDQLIEQIRQRLPGL; via the coding sequence GTGAGCCAAGCCCTGATCAGCGCGCTGCAGAACCCCGCCCTCTACCCCCACGCCGTAGAAGGCTTCCAGCTCATCGAGACGCACATCTCCTGGGTTCTACTCACTGGCGAATACGCCTACAAGATCAAGAAGCCGATGAACTTCGGCTTCCTCGATTTCACCGGCCTGGACCAGCGCCAGCATTTCTGTAACGAAGAATTGCGCCTGAACCAGCGCCTGACCGAAGGCCTGTACCTGGAAGTGCTGCCGATCACCGGCAGCGCCGAAGCACCGCAGCTCGGCGGCGAAGGTGAGCCGATCGAGTTCGCCCTGAAGATGCGCCAGTTCCCCCAGGGTCAGATGCTCAGCACCCTGCAAGCCAACGGCGAGCTGAACGCCGGCCACATTGACCAGATGGCCCGGCAGATCGCCGAATTCCACCTGCAAGCGCCGAAAGTGCCGGTCGATCACCCGCTGGGCACGCCGGAAGCGGTAATGGCGCCGGTCGAGCAGAACTTCGAGCAGATCCGCCCGTTCCTTACCGACAAGGCCGACCTGCAGCAACTCGACGCCCTGCAAGCCTGGGCCCGCAGCAGCTTCGAACGCCTGCATGGCCTGCTCGAGGCGCGCAAGGCCAATGGTTTCATCCGCGAGTGCCACGGCGACATCCACCTGGGTAACGCCACCCTGATCGACGGCAAGGTGGTGATCTTCGACTGCATCGAATTCAACGAGCCGTTCCGCCTGACCGATGTGTACGCCGACACCGCTTTCCTGGCCATGGACCTGGAAGACCGCGGCCTGAAATGCCTGGCCCGGCGCTTCGTCAGCCAGTACCTGGAACTGACCGGCGACTACGAAGGCCTGGAACTGCTGAATTTCTACAAGGCCTACCGTGCCCTGGTACGCGCCAAGGTCGCCCTGTTCAGCCTGTCGCCCGATGCCGATGGCGTGCAGCGCGCCACGACCCTGCGCACCTATCGCAACTACGCCAACCTGGCAGAGAGCTACAGCGCCATCCCTTCGCGCCTGCTGGCCATCACCCATGGCGTATCCGCCGTCGGCAAGAGCCATGTGGCGATGCGCCTGGTCGAGTCGCTGGGGGCGATCCGCGTACGTTCGGATGTCGAGCGCAAGCGTCTGTACGGCGAGCAGCAGGCGCAGAACTCCGGCCAACTGCAAGCAGGCATCTATGACCAGGATGCCAGCATCGCCACCTACCAGCGGTTGAATGAGTTGGCCGCGACCATCCTGCGCGCCGGCTTCCCGGTCGTGCTCGATGCCACCTACCTCAAGCGCGAGCAGCGCAAGGCGGCAGCTGAAGTGGCCAACAGCACCGGCGTCCCCTTCCTGATCCTCGACTGCCAGGCGCCCGAAGCGGTCATCATCAGCTGGCTTGAGCAGCGTCAGACAGAAAATGTCGATCCGTCCGACGCCACCCTGGAGGTGGTCAAGGCCCAGCAAGCCAGCCGCGACCCATTGGACGAAGAAGAGGCCGTGCACGGCAAGCGGGTCGACACTCATGAAAGTGCCAGCATGGACCAACTCATCGAGCAGATCCGCCAGCGCCTGCCTGGTCTCTGA
- a CDS encoding ChaN family lipoprotein, producing the protein MRYALLFGLSMSVFLTISGCQVHRPALPELPAWQSSQGLEEPALGQIQALPSGRVLAPDELVQALSDVPRILVGEKHDNPDHHALQRWLLQALQTARPQGSVVLEMLQPAQQPLIDKVQRQAQLPSDLPAALDWQQGWDWQMYAPIVREALKGPGVLLAGDLSPEAMREAYRRQPVLSGVRSNAPQVKAALLEQVREGHCGLLPESQLPAMLVIQQQRDRHMAERLLAAPQPALLLAGAYHARKDLGVPLHLIDLQAQGDTRVLLLAEVGQKVEAGMADYVWYTAALPEQDYCAQLRGG; encoded by the coding sequence ATGCGCTATGCCTTGCTGTTCGGCCTGTCGATGAGCGTGTTCTTGACGATTTCGGGTTGCCAGGTACATCGACCTGCATTGCCAGAGTTGCCAGCCTGGCAGAGTAGCCAAGGGCTGGAAGAGCCAGCGCTCGGTCAGATACAGGCATTGCCCAGTGGGCGTGTCCTGGCGCCCGATGAGCTGGTTCAGGCATTGAGCGATGTGCCGCGAATACTGGTCGGGGAAAAACACGACAACCCCGATCACCATGCGCTGCAGCGATGGCTGCTGCAGGCTTTGCAGACCGCCAGGCCGCAAGGCAGCGTGGTGCTGGAGATGCTCCAGCCTGCCCAGCAGCCGCTGATCGACAAGGTGCAGCGTCAGGCGCAGCTTCCGAGCGATTTGCCCGCAGCACTGGACTGGCAGCAGGGTTGGGATTGGCAGATGTACGCGCCGATCGTGCGCGAGGCCCTGAAAGGCCCTGGGGTTTTGTTGGCTGGCGACCTGAGCCCCGAGGCAATGCGTGAGGCGTATCGCCGACAGCCCGTGCTGAGCGGCGTGCGTTCGAATGCCCCGCAGGTGAAGGCTGCCTTGCTGGAGCAAGTGCGCGAAGGCCATTGCGGATTGCTGCCGGAAAGCCAGTTGCCGGCCATGCTGGTCATCCAGCAGCAAAGGGACCGACACATGGCCGAGCGTCTGCTCGCGGCACCGCAGCCTGCACTCTTGCTGGCCGGCGCCTACCACGCGCGCAAGGACTTGGGTGTGCCGTTGCATTTGATCGATCTGCAGGCGCAAGGCGATACCCGTGTGCTGTTGCTGGCCGAAGTCGGGCAGAAGGTCGAGGCAGGGATGGCGGACTACGTGTGGTACACCGCGGCACTGCCTGAACAGGATTACTGTGCTCAGTTGCGCGGCGGGTAG
- a CDS encoding TfoX/Sxy family protein — protein MNDELQHLKNLGKTSAQWLHAAGIHSASDLRRLGAVGAYQAVKTRGFRASKVLLYAIEGALLDMHWNDLPAERKQALNQQLDAKTPPQKKAE, from the coding sequence ATGAACGATGAGTTGCAGCATCTGAAGAATCTAGGCAAGACCTCTGCGCAATGGTTGCATGCCGCCGGTATCCACAGCGCTTCGGATTTGCGCCGCCTGGGCGCGGTCGGCGCTTACCAGGCCGTGAAAACACGGGGCTTCCGTGCCTCGAAAGTGTTGTTGTACGCCATTGAAGGCGCACTGCTGGATATGCATTGGAACGATCTGCCCGCCGAACGCAAGCAGGCACTGAACCAACAACTGGACGCCAAGACCCCGCCGCAAAAAAAAGCAGAATAA
- a CDS encoding heme ABC transporter ATP-binding protein, which yields MLEVKGLSLKRGSTEVLHGIDLHLRPGQVLGVLGPNGAGKSSLLGALCGELAPSQGQVLLQGRALAHWPGQERARRLAVLPQVSSLGFAFSVEEVVGLGRLPHGSGQQRDREIVEAALKAADAWHLVERSYLALSGGERQRVHLARVLAQLWPGEKGATLLLDEPTSALDPLHQHTTLQAVRSFADRGAAVLVILHDLNLAARYCDAILLLEQGRSHALDTPARVLTPQALKAVFGIDVLVQPHPERGHPLIITR from the coding sequence ATGCTCGAAGTCAAAGGCTTGTCGCTCAAGCGCGGCAGCACCGAGGTGCTGCACGGTATCGACCTGCATCTCAGACCTGGGCAGGTCCTGGGTGTGCTCGGCCCCAACGGGGCGGGCAAGAGCAGCTTGCTGGGGGCATTGTGTGGCGAGCTGGCGCCGAGCCAGGGGCAAGTCCTGCTGCAAGGGCGGGCGTTGGCACACTGGCCGGGGCAGGAGCGCGCGCGACGTCTGGCGGTGTTGCCGCAGGTGTCCAGCCTGGGCTTTGCCTTCAGTGTCGAAGAAGTGGTGGGCCTGGGCCGGTTGCCCCACGGTAGTGGCCAGCAGCGCGACCGGGAGATCGTCGAGGCGGCACTGAAGGCGGCCGATGCCTGGCACCTGGTCGAACGCAGTTACCTCGCGTTGTCCGGCGGCGAGCGTCAGCGTGTTCATCTGGCCCGGGTGCTGGCGCAGTTGTGGCCAGGGGAGAAGGGGGCGACGCTGCTGCTGGATGAGCCGACCTCGGCCCTCGATCCGTTGCACCAGCACACCACGTTGCAGGCGGTGCGCAGTTTTGCCGACCGCGGTGCGGCAGTGCTGGTGATCCTGCACGACCTGAACCTTGCCGCGCGCTACTGTGACGCTATTCTGCTGCTGGAACAGGGGCGCAGCCACGCGCTCGATACACCGGCCCGGGTGCTGACTCCGCAGGCGCTCAAGGCGGTCTTCGGTATCGATGTGCTCGTGCAGCCCCATCCGGAGCGTGGCCACCCGCTGATCATCACCCGCTAG
- a CDS encoding FecCD family ABC transporter permease, with amino-acid sequence MLAVWLSLALGPVSLPLGDILRAGLRLLGMPVERAGLEQAELILGQIRLPRTLLGLAVGAVLALSGVAMQGLFRNPLADPGLVGVASGAALGAAVAIVGGAWLGGIPEWFAPYLLSLCAFIGGLGVTALVYRLGRRNGQTDVATMLLAGIAMTALGGSAVGLFTYLADDATLRTLTFWNLGSLNGASYQRLWPLLLVALGVTLWLPRRAQALNALLLGESEARHLGIDVEGLKRELVFCTALGVGAAVAAAGLIGFIGLVVPHLVRLVAGPDHRVLLPASLLAGGTLLLFADLVARLALAPAELPIGIVTAFIGAPFFLFLLVRRGR; translated from the coding sequence CTGCTGGCGGTGTGGCTGTCGCTGGCGCTGGGGCCGGTCAGCCTGCCGCTGGGCGATATCCTGCGCGCCGGATTGCGGCTGCTGGGGATGCCCGTCGAGCGGGCGGGTCTCGAGCAAGCTGAGCTGATTCTCGGGCAGATCCGCTTGCCGCGCACGCTCCTGGGGCTGGCCGTCGGTGCGGTGCTTGCGCTGTCCGGGGTCGCCATGCAGGGGCTATTTCGCAACCCGTTGGCGGATCCTGGCCTGGTCGGGGTTGCCAGCGGCGCGGCGCTCGGCGCCGCCGTGGCCATTGTCGGCGGTGCCTGGCTGGGTGGCATACCGGAGTGGTTCGCACCCTACCTGCTGTCGCTCTGTGCCTTCATCGGCGGGCTTGGTGTTACGGCATTGGTCTACCGCCTGGGGCGCCGCAATGGTCAGACCGATGTGGCTACCATGCTGCTGGCCGGTATCGCCATGACCGCCCTCGGCGGCTCGGCGGTCGGGTTGTTCACCTACCTGGCCGACGACGCCACCTTGCGCACTCTGACGTTCTGGAACCTGGGCAGCCTCAACGGCGCCAGCTATCAGCGCCTGTGGCCACTGCTGCTGGTGGCTCTGGGGGTAACCTTGTGGCTGCCGCGTCGGGCGCAGGCGTTGAACGCGTTGTTGCTAGGTGAGTCCGAAGCGCGTCACCTGGGCATCGATGTAGAAGGGCTCAAGCGCGAACTGGTGTTCTGCACTGCCCTGGGTGTTGGCGCGGCAGTGGCGGCAGCGGGTCTGATCGGCTTCATTGGTCTGGTGGTTCCGCACCTGGTGCGTCTGGTTGCGGGGCCTGATCATCGCGTGCTGTTGCCCGCGTCGTTGCTGGCGGGCGGTACGCTGCTGCTGTTCGCTGATCTGGTGGCACGCTTGGCGTTGGCGCCCGCGGAGCTGCCGATCGGGATCGTGACGGCCTTCATTGGTGCTCCGTTCTTCCTGTTCCTGCTGGTCAGGAGGGGGCGCTGA
- a CDS encoding pentapeptide repeat-containing protein translates to MNQPRQLDNALYTLVREEQIATFNREKPDDGPIDFRGGDFRGLDLRNLDVSGIDFTDAYFHAADLRGLDLRETGMEGASISHAQISGTYFPGDLSADEILMSLKFGTRMRYRPKG, encoded by the coding sequence ATGAACCAGCCCCGGCAACTGGACAACGCCCTGTACACTCTGGTGCGCGAGGAACAGATCGCCACCTTCAACCGCGAGAAGCCTGACGACGGCCCCATCGATTTTCGCGGTGGTGATTTCCGAGGCCTTGACCTGCGCAACCTCGACGTAAGCGGTATCGATTTCACCGACGCCTACTTCCATGCAGCCGACCTGCGCGGGCTGGATCTGCGCGAAACAGGCATGGAAGGTGCCAGCATCTCCCACGCGCAGATCTCCGGGACCTACTTCCCGGGCGACCTGAGCGCCGATGAAATCCTCATGTCCCTGAAGTTCGGTACGCGCATGCGTTATCGTCCGAAGGGCTAA